From Staphylothermus hellenicus DSM 12710, a single genomic window includes:
- a CDS encoding MFS transporter — translation MSGEDKQYLKKNILALGTTSLLTDISSESVYAVLPFYIQSLGYGKEVVGLVEGAGELVASIFKYLSGFIANKIHKYKLLALIGYSLSNFIKPFFSITKSSLGILLVKIIDRTGKGVRTSPRDTLLAASASSKYRGRAFGLHRALDTVGATLGPLLAIFLLIYFGYIGVFLFSIVPGLIAILILLFFVEEVGEKKIASKKSESLQTSMSPYFWLFVATVAASGLAGYTQAYLLLRAKEIGWSEGFSILFLVIANIVYASLAYPIGFISDVRGFDKLYPLVFVLQFIGSIIIVLFSHSYIAIVFFIIYGIYMAFHDTLTRIITSFYVKKSVRAKAYGYMHGTYGLSALIGYYILGRIYDLMGYAYAFTYSAIVAVIGFTLSLILIYKTKNMAGGI, via the coding sequence CTAGTGAATCCGTTTACGCTGTTTTACCATTCTATATTCAAAGCCTAGGTTATGGAAAAGAAGTTGTAGGCCTCGTGGAGGGGGCTGGGGAGCTTGTTGCCAGCATATTTAAGTATTTGAGTGGATTCATTGCTAATAAAATACATAAATATAAGTTATTAGCCCTCATTGGTTACTCCTTATCTAACTTTATCAAGCCATTCTTCTCTATTACTAAGAGCTCGTTAGGCATCTTGCTGGTTAAAATAATAGATAGAACAGGCAAGGGTGTAAGGACTTCTCCTAGAGACACATTGCTTGCAGCAAGTGCTAGTTCGAAATATAGGGGGAGAGCATTTGGTCTTCATAGAGCACTAGATACTGTTGGCGCGACTCTCGGCCCCTTACTCGCTATATTTCTACTAATATATTTTGGATACATCGGTGTTTTCCTATTCAGCATAGTACCTGGATTAATCGCTATTCTAATATTGTTGTTTTTCGTTGAAGAAGTAGGTGAGAAGAAGATTGCTTCTAAGAAATCTGAGTCTTTGCAGACCAGTATGAGTCCGTATTTCTGGTTATTTGTTGCAACTGTTGCTGCTAGTGGCTTGGCAGGATATACTCAAGCCTACCTATTACTAAGAGCTAAGGAGATTGGTTGGAGTGAGGGGTTCTCTATATTGTTTCTAGTAATTGCTAATATTGTTTATGCATCTCTAGCTTACCCAATAGGTTTTATCAGTGATGTTAGAGGATTTGATAAATTATATCCATTAGTGTTTGTATTACAGTTTATAGGATCAATTATAATAGTATTGTTTTCGCATAGCTATATAGCTATAGTTTTCTTCATTATATATGGTATATACATGGCTTTCCACGACACCCTGACAAGGATCATTACGAGTTTCTATGTTAAGAAGAGTGTTAGAGCTAAAGCTTATGGATATATGCATGGTACATATGGGTTATCAGCTCTTATAGGCTACTATATTCTGGGCAGAATATATGATTTAATGGGATACGCGTATGCCTTTACTTATTCTGCAATAGTAGCAGTTATAGGATTCACATTATCATTAATATTAATATATAAGACTAAAAACATGGCCGGCGGGATCTAA